In Necator americanus strain Aroian chromosome IV, whole genome shotgun sequence, the following proteins share a genomic window:
- a CDS encoding hypothetical protein (NECATOR_CHRIV.G16781.T4): MATNSSGDNIEGLEACIRGSEEGSTMASDSEIAAFRSRKVALITGISGQDGSYLAELLLSKGYAVHGIIRRSSSFNTARIEHLYSNPVTHRGDSSFALHYGDMTDSSCLIKLISKIQPTEVYHLAAQSHVKVSFDLPEYTAEVDAVGTLRLLDAIHACGLTEKVRFYQASTSELYGKVQEIPQKETTPFYPRSPYAVAKMYAYWIVVNYREAYNMFACNGILFNHESPRRGETFVTRKITRSVAKISLGQQTCVELGNLDSLRDWGHAREYVEAMWRILQHDKPDDFVIATGKQTTVKDFCNLAFQEIGMKLEWEGEGINEVGKEKGTGIVRVKVNPKYYRPTEVETLLGDPSKAKKELGWEAQISIDQLVKEMVASDVALMTANPMA; encoded by the exons ATGGCCACCAATAGTTCTGGAGATAACATTGAG GGTCTTGAGGCTTGTATTCGCGGAAGCGAGGAAGGATCAACAATGGCGAGCGATTCTGAGATAGCTGCTTTTCGGTCTAGGAAGGTCGCTCTAATTACAGGAATTTCAGGACAG gaTGGATCATACCTTGCCGAATTGCTGCTATCAAAAGGTTACGCCGTACATGGGATCATTCGAAGGTCGTCTTCGTTCAACACTGCTCGCATTGAACATCTGTACAGCAATCCTGTTACACATCGCG GTGATTCGTCATTTGCGTTACATTATGGTGACATGACTGACTCATCTTGCCTCATTAAACTCATCTCAAAAATTCAGCCAACAGAAGTCTATCATCTAGCTGCCCAGTCCCACGTTAAG GTGTCATTCGATTTACCAGAGTATACTGCTGAAGTTGATGCTGTAGGAACTTTGAGGTTACTCGATGCGATACATGCCTGCGGACTTACTGAGAAG gttCGCTTTTACCAAGCGTCCACCTCAGAGTTATACGGAAAAGTTCAGGAAATTCCGCAAAAAGAAACGACGCCGTTCTACCCACGCTCACCTTATG CTGTGGCAAAGATGTATGCTTACTGGATTGTGGTGAACTACCGAGAAGCATACAACATGTTTGCTTGTAATGGCATTCTTTTCAATCATGAAAGTCCAAGGAGAG GTGAAACTTTTGTTACTCGTAAAATTACACGTTCCGTAGCAAAGATCAGCCTTGGGCAACAGACATGCGTCGAACTTGGGAATCTTGACTCGCTTCGTGATTGGGGTCATGCAAGGGAATACGTGGAG GCTATGTGGCGTATTCTTCAACATGACAAACCCGATGACTTTGTAATCGccacaggaaaacaaactacGGTTAAAGATTTTTGCAATTTGGCCTTCCAAGAAATCGGAATGAAGCTCGA GTGGGAAGGTGAAGGCATCAACGAAGTCGGTAAGGAAAAAGGAACCGGCATCGTTCGGGTAAAAGTGAATCCTAAA TACTATCGTCCCACCGAAGTTGAGACGTTGCTCGGTGATCCCTCCAAAGCAAAGAAGGAATTGGGATGGGAAGCTCAAATTTCTATAGAT CAACTCGTCAAAGAAATGGTGGCATCCGATGTGGCACTGATGACTGCCAATCCTATGGCATGA
- a CDS encoding hypothetical protein (NECATOR_CHRIV.G16781.T3), whose product MATNSSGDNIEVLWRLRNMFQSFRGGQSIEGLEACIRGSEEGSTMASDSEIAAFRSRKVALITGISGQDGSYLAELLLSKGYAVHGIIRRSSSFNTARIEHLYSNPVTHRGDSSFALHYGDMTDSSCLIKLISKIQPTEVYHLAAQSHVKVSFDLPEYTAEVDAVGTLRLLDAIHACGLTEKVRFYQASTSELYGKVQEIPQKETTPFYPRSPYAVAKMYAYWIVVNYREAYNMFACNGILFNHESPRRGETFVTRKITRSVAKISLGQQTCVELGNLDSLRDWGHAREYVEAMWRILQHDKPDDFVIATGKQTTVKDFCNLAFQEIGMKLEWEGEGINEVGKEKGTGIVRVKVNPKYYRPTEVETLLGDPSKAKKELGWEAQISIDQLVKEMVASDVALMTANPMA is encoded by the exons ATGGCCACCAATAGTTCTGGAGATAACATTGAG GTTTTATGGAGACTGAGAAATATGTTTCAGTCATTTCGTGGAGGTCAGAGTATAGAG GGTCTTGAGGCTTGTATTCGCGGAAGCGAGGAAGGATCAACAATGGCGAGCGATTCTGAGATAGCTGCTTTTCGGTCTAGGAAGGTCGCTCTAATTACAGGAATTTCAGGACAG gaTGGATCATACCTTGCCGAATTGCTGCTATCAAAAGGTTACGCCGTACATGGGATCATTCGAAGGTCGTCTTCGTTCAACACTGCTCGCATTGAACATCTGTACAGCAATCCTGTTACACATCGCG GTGATTCGTCATTTGCGTTACATTATGGTGACATGACTGACTCATCTTGCCTCATTAAACTCATCTCAAAAATTCAGCCAACAGAAGTCTATCATCTAGCTGCCCAGTCCCACGTTAAG GTGTCATTCGATTTACCAGAGTATACTGCTGAAGTTGATGCTGTAGGAACTTTGAGGTTACTCGATGCGATACATGCCTGCGGACTTACTGAGAAG gttCGCTTTTACCAAGCGTCCACCTCAGAGTTATACGGAAAAGTTCAGGAAATTCCGCAAAAAGAAACGACGCCGTTCTACCCACGCTCACCTTATG CTGTGGCAAAGATGTATGCTTACTGGATTGTGGTGAACTACCGAGAAGCATACAACATGTTTGCTTGTAATGGCATTCTTTTCAATCATGAAAGTCCAAGGAGAG GTGAAACTTTTGTTACTCGTAAAATTACACGTTCCGTAGCAAAGATCAGCCTTGGGCAACAGACATGCGTCGAACTTGGGAATCTTGACTCGCTTCGTGATTGGGGTCATGCAAGGGAATACGTGGAG GCTATGTGGCGTATTCTTCAACATGACAAACCCGATGACTTTGTAATCGccacaggaaaacaaactacGGTTAAAGATTTTTGCAATTTGGCCTTCCAAGAAATCGGAATGAAGCTCGA GTGGGAAGGTGAAGGCATCAACGAAGTCGGTAAGGAAAAAGGAACCGGCATCGTTCGGGTAAAAGTGAATCCTAAA TACTATCGTCCCACCGAAGTTGAGACGTTGCTCGGTGATCCCTCCAAAGCAAAGAAGGAATTGGGATGGGAAGCTCAAATTTCTATAGAT CAACTCGTCAAAGAAATGGTGGCATCCGATGTGGCACTGATGACTGCCAATCCTATGGCATGA
- a CDS encoding hypothetical protein (NECATOR_CHRIV.G16781.T1) — protein MTGKDAEAVPSVKTAHLSIKAMWRILQHDKPDDFVIATGKQTTVKDFCNLAFQEIGMKLEWEGEGINEVGKEKGTGIVRVKVNPKYYRPTEVETLLGDPSKAKKELGWEAQISIDQLVKEMVASDVALMTANPMA, from the exons atgactGGAAAAGATGCAGAAGCCGTACCTTCAGTGAAGACGGCCCACCTGAGTATTAAA GCTATGTGGCGTATTCTTCAACATGACAAACCCGATGACTTTGTAATCGccacaggaaaacaaactacGGTTAAAGATTTTTGCAATTTGGCCTTCCAAGAAATCGGAATGAAGCTCGA GTGGGAAGGTGAAGGCATCAACGAAGTCGGTAAGGAAAAAGGAACCGGCATCGTTCGGGTAAAAGTGAATCCTAAA TACTATCGTCCCACCGAAGTTGAGACGTTGCTCGGTGATCCCTCCAAAGCAAAGAAGGAATTGGGATGGGAAGCTCAAATTTCTATAGAT CAACTCGTCAAAGAAATGGTGGCATCCGATGTGGCACTGATGACTGCCAATCCTATGGCATGA
- a CDS encoding hypothetical protein (NECATOR_CHRIV.G16781.T2) — translation MATNSSGDNIEVLWRLRNMFQSFRGGQSIEGLEACIRGSEEGSTMASDSEIAAFRSRKVALITGISGQDGSYLAELLLSKGYAVHGIIRRSSSFNTARIEHLYSNPVTHRGDSSFALHYGDMTDSSCLIKLISKIQPTEVYHLAAQSHVKVSFDLPEYTAEVDAVGTLRLLDAIHACGLTEKVRFYQASTSELYGKVQEIPQKETTPFYPRSPYAVAKMYAYWIVVNYREAYNMFACNGILFNHESPRRGETFVTRKITRSVAKISLGQQTCVELGNLDSLRDWGHAREYVERERISDQKKISRTIFAHKKGGLEDLSGRLSSDMLAEPLIQMCSS, via the exons ATGGCCACCAATAGTTCTGGAGATAACATTGAG GTTTTATGGAGACTGAGAAATATGTTTCAGTCATTTCGTGGAGGTCAGAGTATAGAG GGTCTTGAGGCTTGTATTCGCGGAAGCGAGGAAGGATCAACAATGGCGAGCGATTCTGAGATAGCTGCTTTTCGGTCTAGGAAGGTCGCTCTAATTACAGGAATTTCAGGACAG gaTGGATCATACCTTGCCGAATTGCTGCTATCAAAAGGTTACGCCGTACATGGGATCATTCGAAGGTCGTCTTCGTTCAACACTGCTCGCATTGAACATCTGTACAGCAATCCTGTTACACATCGCG GTGATTCGTCATTTGCGTTACATTATGGTGACATGACTGACTCATCTTGCCTCATTAAACTCATCTCAAAAATTCAGCCAACAGAAGTCTATCATCTAGCTGCCCAGTCCCACGTTAAG GTGTCATTCGATTTACCAGAGTATACTGCTGAAGTTGATGCTGTAGGAACTTTGAGGTTACTCGATGCGATACATGCCTGCGGACTTACTGAGAAG gttCGCTTTTACCAAGCGTCCACCTCAGAGTTATACGGAAAAGTTCAGGAAATTCCGCAAAAAGAAACGACGCCGTTCTACCCACGCTCACCTTATG CTGTGGCAAAGATGTATGCTTACTGGATTGTGGTGAACTACCGAGAAGCATACAACATGTTTGCTTGTAATGGCATTCTTTTCAATCATGAAAGTCCAAGGAGAG GTGAAACTTTTGTTACTCGTAAAATTACACGTTCCGTAGCAAAGATCAGCCTTGGGCAACAGACATGCGTCGAACTTGGGAATCTTGACTCGCTTCGTGATTGGGGTCATGCAAGGGAATACGTGGAG AGAGAAAGGATCTCAGACCAAAAGAAGATTTCGCGAACAATTTTCGCACATAAGAAAGGTGGCCTAGAGGACCTTTCGGGGAGATTGTCATCCGATATGCTCGCTGAGCCTCTTATTCAAATGTGTTCATCCTGA
- a CDS encoding hypothetical protein (NECATOR_CHRIV.G16782.T1): protein MVKIHEKKEERQCDRSTDTDANRGAMQPMDFHIVFNSLPVSKVETFTVSPKLTATFGPDDRDASAAIRALFQPTDRMAHGQIIHV from the exons ATGGTGAAAattcacgagaaaaaagaggagcgaCAGTGCGACAGATCTACAGACACCGATGCGAATCGAGGTGCAATGCAGCCGATGGATTTTCACATTGTGTTCAATTCG ctaccAGTTTCTAAAGTCGAGACATTCACAGTCAGTCCAAAGTTAACAGCAACTTTTGGACCGGATGACCGCGACGCCTCTGCCGCAATTCGTGCCCTTTTCCAGCCAACCGACCGAATGGCTCATGGGCAGATTATACATGTGTAG
- a CDS encoding hypothetical protein (NECATOR_CHRIV.G16783.T2), which produces MFHTTRSAKQRPLDGRARLDPLKSIEEDKIFNDYMNRIKEVEEVAKKDGLIKKDEFFARERISEVGRRCKKCEIIDYMPYLVDENGHYLGYNPKTNLMYYDTLNHFNRFGKERIQLLYNKLAKELKSKKL; this is translated from the exons ATGTTCCACACGACACGCTCTGCGAAACAAAG GCCGTTGGATGGAAGAGCACGACTTGATCCATTAAAATCCATCGAGGAGGATAAAATCTTCAACGACTATATGAATCGTATAAAGGAAGTTGAAGAAGTGGCAAAAAAG GATGGTCTTATTAAAAAAGACGAATTCTTTGCTCGTGAACGTATATCAGAAGTGGGGAGACG GtgtaaaaaatgtgaaatcatCGACTATATGCCTTATCTTGTGGACGAAAATGGTCATTATCTTGGATACAATCCGAAAACGAACCTCATGTATTACGACACTCTGAATCATTTCAATCGATTCGGCAAAGAACGCATCCAATTACTGTACAATAAACTTGCAAAAGAGTTAAAATCTAAGAAGCTTTAA